A single Azospirillum sp. TSA2s DNA region contains:
- the dsrO gene encoding sulfate reduction electron transfer complex DsrMKJOP subunit DsrO — MDRSRRNFCLGAGAATVGAATLAAVPADAGAVTATDDAAHRWAMVVDVRKCVGCQACTIACIMENDVPENSFRTIVSTYEVTEQGKAGSYMLPRLCNHCEDPPCIPVCPTGATYQRRDGIVVVDNSVCVGCAYCVQACPYDARFINHETQTADKCTFCVHRVEAGLLPACVETCVGGARIFGDLKDPDSTVSKLVREQNPKVLKPEMGTQPRVFYIGLDPKMQGKVDGTRTLWRPAPQAGKEHA, encoded by the coding sequence ATGGACCGATCACGACGCAACTTCTGCCTGGGCGCCGGGGCCGCGACCGTCGGCGCCGCCACGCTGGCAGCCGTACCCGCTGACGCCGGTGCCGTCACGGCAACCGATGACGCGGCGCACCGCTGGGCCATGGTGGTCGATGTGCGCAAATGCGTCGGCTGCCAAGCCTGCACCATCGCCTGCATCATGGAGAACGACGTTCCGGAAAACAGTTTCCGCACCATCGTCTCCACCTACGAGGTGACGGAGCAGGGCAAGGCCGGCTCCTACATGCTGCCGCGCCTGTGCAACCATTGCGAGGATCCGCCCTGCATCCCGGTCTGCCCGACCGGCGCCACCTATCAGCGGCGGGACGGCATCGTGGTGGTCGACAATTCAGTGTGCGTCGGCTGCGCCTATTGCGTCCAGGCCTGCCCCTACGACGCCCGCTTCATCAATCACGAAACCCAGACCGCCGACAAATGCACCTTCTGCGTCCATCGCGTGGAGGCCGGGCTGCTGCCCGCCTGCGTCGAGACCTGCGTCGGCGGCGCCCGCATCTTCGGTGACCTGAAGGACCCCGACAGCACGGTGTCGAAGCTGGTGCGCGAGCAGAACCCCAAGGTGCTGAAGCCCGAGATGGGGACCCAGCCGCGGGTCTTCTACATCGGCCTCGATCCGAAGATGCAGGGCAAGGTGGACGGCACGCGGACCCTGTGGCGGCCGGCGCCGCAAGCCGGGAAGGAGCATGCATGA
- the nrfD gene encoding NrfD/PsrC family molybdoenzyme membrane anchor subunit translates to MMDTHIVEVINVTREVAWLPWAVQYFFLIGLSVGGLLLSLPGYAFAHDGWRPLGRLALIVALTCGLAAPVALLSDLHQPGRFWHFYVVFRPTSWMWWGSLFIPLYIGGLLVYGWACLREELQAHGRVDSRLAGLYRLAALGGGRDDRLIRAAGLFVLAGAALVALYTGVEVAVVKARPLWHTPFLPVQFLTTALAGAVGLVLILNRVVGTTDRGVEVLGNRLLAAVLAVVMLCGGLWLALGLSGLDAGHAAALNSVAGSEAWRVTAVWSVAATVVPFVIAVARPAGTGLLTGLIAVHSAWMFRWTVFIGGQSVPKTGAGFYEYALPAGPDGLMGIVGTAGLWLFLLILMTALLPVSSTPAAARTASLIPAE, encoded by the coding sequence ATGATGGACACGCACATCGTCGAAGTCATCAACGTGACCCGCGAGGTCGCGTGGCTTCCCTGGGCCGTGCAGTATTTCTTCCTGATCGGCCTGTCGGTCGGCGGCCTGCTGCTCAGCCTGCCCGGCTACGCCTTCGCCCATGACGGCTGGCGCCCGCTGGGGCGGCTCGCCTTGATCGTGGCGCTGACCTGCGGGCTGGCGGCGCCGGTGGCGCTCCTGTCCGACCTGCACCAGCCCGGCCGCTTCTGGCATTTCTACGTGGTGTTCCGGCCGACCTCCTGGATGTGGTGGGGATCGCTGTTCATCCCGCTCTACATCGGCGGCCTGCTGGTCTATGGCTGGGCCTGCCTGCGCGAGGAACTGCAGGCGCATGGCCGGGTCGACAGCCGGCTGGCCGGGCTGTACCGGCTGGCGGCGCTGGGCGGTGGCCGCGACGACCGGCTGATCCGGGCCGCCGGGCTGTTCGTGCTGGCCGGGGCGGCGCTGGTCGCGCTCTACACCGGCGTCGAGGTGGCGGTGGTCAAGGCCCGGCCGCTGTGGCACACGCCCTTCCTGCCGGTGCAGTTCCTGACCACCGCGCTGGCCGGCGCCGTCGGGCTGGTGCTGATCCTCAACCGCGTCGTCGGCACCACCGACCGTGGGGTGGAGGTGCTGGGCAACCGGCTGCTCGCCGCCGTGCTGGCCGTGGTGATGCTGTGCGGCGGGCTGTGGCTGGCGCTTGGCCTGTCGGGGCTGGATGCCGGGCATGCGGCGGCGCTGAACAGCGTGGCCGGGTCGGAGGCGTGGCGGGTGACCGCCGTGTGGTCGGTCGCCGCGACGGTGGTGCCCTTCGTCATCGCCGTCGCCCGGCCGGCCGGGACCGGGCTGCTGACCGGGCTGATCGCCGTGCACAGCGCCTGGATGTTCCGCTGGACCGTGTTCATCGGCGGCCAGTCGGTGCCTAAGACCGGGGCGGGCTTCTACGAGTACGCGCTGCCGGCCGGCCCGGACGGGCTGATGGGCATCGTCGGCACCGCGGGGCTGTGGCTGTTCCTGCTGATCCTGATGACGGCGCTGCTGCCGGTGTCCTCGACTCCCGCTGCCGCCCGTACGGCAAGCTTGATCCCTGCCGAATAA
- a CDS encoding PhnD/SsuA/transferrin family substrate-binding protein encodes MIARLLFVFLLLLSSHGWAAEPPVRVGVLAYRGEEHAAAVWEPTIRYLGDHFPGRGAEMVALDLAGMDAAVQNRTVDLILTNTGNYVDLEARYGVTRIATLQSGRSFGNAIGSAIVVRADRHDLTALRDLRGRTLMAIDPDAFGGFQIAWGELLDAGVDPFRDLKDLRFSGFPVDRVAFAVRDGTVDAGVLRACVLEELAAEGRIDPAAFRVLAPRTAPDFACAHSTDLYPDWPLARLAGTPEELAKQAVVALFQMPPDHPAAKAGGYQGWAVPRDYQPVHALFRSLRIGPYRSLRDVSLVDLARENWHWLALAALALVWWAAHSLRVEHLIKVRTAELRAVNRDLLREMAERRRAEENARERQREIDHVARLSILGEMASNLAHELNQPLGAIANYARGCTRRLEAGTGRPAELADATRAIADQADRAAHIIARIRNFVRKRAPQIEPVDINDAVRAAAALCADRARSAGIAVTLDLAEGLPRVAADAVQIEQVVLNLMKNGLDAMEGCPPADGITVHTGPDGEGRVRVTVADRGHGLSAEARERLFDPFFTTKPEGMGLGLSICRTILESHGGHLWAADNPGGGVEMRFVLPAAQEQETP; translated from the coding sequence ATGATCGCCCGACTGCTGTTCGTTTTCCTGCTGCTGCTGTCGTCGCACGGATGGGCTGCCGAGCCGCCGGTCCGCGTCGGCGTGCTCGCCTATCGGGGGGAGGAGCATGCGGCGGCGGTGTGGGAACCGACGATCCGCTATCTCGGCGACCATTTCCCCGGCCGCGGGGCGGAGATGGTGGCGCTCGACCTCGCCGGGATGGACGCCGCCGTGCAGAATCGCACGGTGGACCTGATCCTGACCAACACCGGCAACTATGTCGATCTGGAGGCGCGGTACGGCGTCACCCGCATCGCCACCCTGCAGTCCGGGCGGTCCTTCGGCAATGCCATCGGCTCGGCCATAGTCGTGCGCGCCGACCGCCACGACCTGACGGCGCTGCGCGACCTCCGTGGGCGGACGCTGATGGCCATCGACCCCGATGCCTTCGGTGGTTTCCAGATTGCCTGGGGGGAACTGCTGGATGCCGGTGTCGATCCCTTTCGCGATCTGAAGGACCTGCGCTTTTCCGGTTTCCCGGTGGACCGCGTCGCCTTCGCCGTGCGCGATGGGACGGTGGATGCCGGCGTGCTGCGCGCCTGCGTGCTGGAGGAGTTGGCGGCGGAGGGGCGGATCGACCCGGCGGCCTTCCGCGTCCTCGCTCCCCGGACCGCGCCGGATTTCGCCTGCGCCCATTCCACCGACCTCTATCCCGATTGGCCGCTGGCCCGCCTCGCCGGCACGCCGGAGGAACTGGCGAAGCAGGCGGTGGTCGCCCTGTTCCAGATGCCGCCGGACCATCCCGCGGCAAAGGCCGGCGGTTACCAGGGTTGGGCAGTGCCGCGCGATTACCAGCCGGTCCATGCCCTGTTCCGCTCCCTGCGCATCGGTCCCTACCGGTCGCTGCGCGACGTTTCGCTGGTCGACCTGGCGCGCGAGAACTGGCACTGGCTGGCGCTTGCGGCGTTGGCCCTGGTGTGGTGGGCGGCCCATTCGCTGCGGGTGGAGCATCTGATCAAGGTCCGTACCGCCGAACTGAGAGCGGTCAATCGTGATCTCCTCCGCGAAATGGCGGAGCGCCGCCGTGCCGAGGAGAATGCCCGCGAACGCCAGCGCGAAATCGACCATGTCGCCCGCCTGTCGATCCTGGGCGAAATGGCCAGCAACCTCGCGCATGAGCTGAACCAGCCGCTGGGTGCCATCGCCAACTATGCGCGCGGCTGCACCCGCCGGCTGGAGGCCGGGACCGGCCGGCCCGCCGAACTGGCGGACGCCACCCGCGCCATCGCCGATCAGGCCGACCGTGCCGCCCACATCATCGCCCGTATCCGCAACTTCGTGCGCAAGCGCGCGCCCCAGATCGAGCCGGTCGACATCAACGACGCCGTTCGCGCCGCCGCCGCCCTGTGCGCCGACCGGGCGCGCAGCGCCGGTATCGCGGTGACGCTCGATCTGGCTGAGGGACTTCCTCGGGTGGCGGCCGACGCGGTGCAGATCGAGCAGGTCGTCCTCAACCTGATGAAGAACGGGCTGGATGCGATGGAGGGCTGCCCGCCAGCCGACGGGATCACCGTGCACACCGGACCAGACGGCGAGGGGCGGGTAAGGGTAACGGTCGCCGACCGCGGCCACGGCCTGAGCGCGGAGGCGCGGGAGCGGCTGTTCGACCCCTTCTTCACCACCAAGCCGGAGGGGATGGGCCTCGGCCTGTCGATCTGCCGGACCATCCTGGAATCCCATGGCGGCCATCTATGGGCCGCGGACAATCCCGGCGGGGGCGTGGAGATGCGCTTCGTCCTGCCGGCGGCACAGGAGCAAGAGACCCCATGA
- a CDS encoding response regulator transcription factor translates to MSNGASHDAESSAPPRTVYVVDDDPAMRHSLGWLIGSLGLAVQSFASAEEFLRAFKPDRPGCLVTDVRMPGMSGLELQDTLARAGSLLSVVVVTGHADVPMAVRALRAGAVDFIEKPFNDQLLLDRVHEALEKSRRAWEAAERKRSVRALIGRLTPRERQVAALVVAGKPNKVIAAEINLSMKTVEVHRHNVMDKLEVSSVADLTRLLLEAE, encoded by the coding sequence ATGAGTAATGGAGCCAGTCATGATGCGGAGAGTTCGGCCCCGCCACGCACCGTCTATGTGGTGGACGACGATCCGGCGATGCGTCATTCGCTGGGCTGGCTGATCGGCTCGCTGGGGTTGGCGGTGCAGAGCTTCGCCTCGGCGGAGGAATTCCTGCGCGCGTTCAAGCCCGACCGGCCGGGCTGCCTCGTCACCGATGTCCGCATGCCGGGGATGAGCGGGCTGGAATTGCAGGACACACTTGCGCGGGCGGGATCGTTGCTTTCGGTGGTGGTGGTCACCGGCCATGCCGATGTGCCGATGGCGGTGCGGGCACTGCGGGCGGGGGCGGTCGATTTCATCGAAAAGCCCTTCAACGATCAGCTTCTGCTCGACCGCGTGCACGAGGCGCTGGAGAAGTCCCGCCGCGCCTGGGAGGCGGCGGAGCGCAAGCGTTCCGTCCGCGCGCTGATCGGCCGGCTGACCCCGCGCGAACGGCAGGTGGCGGCGCTGGTGGTCGCCGGAAAGCCCAACAAGGTCATCGCCGCCGAGATCAACCTGTCGATGAAGACGGTCGAGGTCCACCGCCACAACGTGATGGACAAGTTGGAGGTGTCGTCGGTCGCGGACCTGACCCGGCTTCTGCTGGAAGCGGAATAG
- a CDS encoding molybdopterin-dependent oxidoreductase encodes MSITRRHILTTTAAGGALAAFAGGFSETGRKLVKGAWAGERPDDTISGNAPKPEFRIDPATGAVEPTPGQIVANVACLGCTTLCGVRVRVDVERNRVLRVAGNPYSPLSTDPFLPYATPIEESFRSLSRLDEKGLQGRSTACGRGNAALEMLTSPFRITTPMKRVGPRGSGRWEQIAFDRLVEEIADGGDLFGEGPVEGLRALRDLKTPIDPASPELGPKVNQVALLASVNDGREPFVRRFFNQALGTINFAGHGAYCGGAYRSGSGAVFGDLKAMPHAKPDLQNAEFVLFIGTAPSNAGNPFKRQAMLVAKARTDGVLNYVVVDPVLTNADNRAAGERSNWIPIRPGTDGALVMGIMRWMFENDRIDSRYLSQPNAKAATAAGEAGWCNATHLVIRQKGHPREGRMLRASDMGWIELDEKERYGEKDAFVALDPEGKPVAHDALGGPAMLFHDGMVATPAGEVAVKTSLTLLREEAMRLDLRGYADACGIPADVIAGLAREFTSHGKKAVANAHGGMMAGNGFYNAFGVVTLNTLIGNLNWKGGSIFGGGRFPDEQDGPRYKLASFPGAVKPSGTAISRPVPYEKSSEFARNKAAGKPYPAKAPWYPAAPQLTTEYLTSGLADGYPYRLKALFLWNSNPVYGIPGVRAAAEAALKDPKTLPLIVSIDPFINETSAFADYIVPDTVLYETWGWASPWGGVPTKTSTARWPVVEPRTQALPDGLHVQMETFLIALAKRMGLPGFGADAIADMDGRLHPLDRPEDWYLRGGANIAWLGKQPVADADDRDIALSGVERVMPALQATLKPEEWRKVAYVLARGGRYQNQAEGFEGDKAAHKFLKPLQVYIEAVGTAKSSITGRRWTGTATWMEPVFADGSPVHKHHTAEEWPFHLVSSKSVLVSAYTIAAGRLRHLHPENPVGINAEDARRLGIETGDRIRIATPGGVREATAIVRHGVMRGVLAVEHGFGHREYGARPHQIGGHSQPLVPEIGAGINLNDLGIADPSRAGASVWVDPVAGTAVRQGIPAKLERIAASA; translated from the coding sequence ATGTCCATCACCCGTCGCCACATCCTGACCACCACCGCTGCGGGCGGCGCGCTGGCCGCCTTCGCCGGCGGCTTCTCCGAGACCGGCCGCAAGCTGGTCAAGGGCGCCTGGGCCGGCGAGCGGCCCGACGACACCATCAGCGGCAACGCGCCGAAGCCGGAATTCCGCATCGACCCGGCGACCGGCGCCGTGGAGCCGACGCCGGGCCAGATCGTCGCCAACGTCGCCTGCCTGGGCTGCACCACGCTGTGCGGCGTCCGGGTGCGGGTGGATGTGGAGCGGAACCGCGTGCTGCGGGTGGCCGGCAACCCCTATAGCCCGCTGTCCACCGACCCATTCCTGCCCTATGCGACGCCGATCGAGGAGAGCTTCCGCTCGCTGTCGCGGCTGGACGAGAAGGGACTGCAGGGCCGCTCCACCGCCTGCGGGCGCGGCAATGCGGCGCTGGAGATGCTGACCTCCCCCTTCCGCATCACCACGCCGATGAAGCGGGTCGGCCCGCGCGGCTCCGGCCGTTGGGAACAGATTGCCTTCGACAGGCTGGTGGAGGAGATCGCCGACGGCGGCGACCTGTTCGGCGAGGGCCCGGTGGAGGGGCTGCGCGCCTTGCGCGACCTGAAGACGCCGATCGACCCTGCCTCGCCCGAGCTGGGGCCGAAGGTCAACCAGGTGGCGCTGCTCGCCTCCGTCAATGATGGGCGGGAGCCCTTCGTGCGGCGCTTCTTCAACCAGGCGCTCGGCACCATCAATTTTGCCGGCCACGGCGCTTATTGCGGTGGCGCCTATCGCTCCGGCTCGGGCGCGGTGTTCGGCGACCTGAAGGCGATGCCGCACGCCAAGCCCGACCTGCAGAATGCCGAATTCGTCCTGTTCATCGGCACCGCCCCCTCCAACGCCGGCAACCCGTTCAAGCGGCAGGCCATGCTGGTTGCCAAGGCTCGAACCGATGGCGTGCTGAATTACGTGGTGGTCGATCCGGTGCTGACCAACGCCGACAACCGGGCTGCGGGGGAGCGGTCGAACTGGATCCCGATCCGTCCCGGCACCGACGGCGCGCTGGTGATGGGCATCATGCGCTGGATGTTCGAGAACGACCGCATCGACAGCCGCTATCTGTCCCAGCCCAACGCCAAGGCCGCCACGGCGGCGGGCGAGGCCGGCTGGTGCAACGCCACCCATCTGGTGATCCGGCAGAAGGGCCACCCGCGCGAGGGGCGGATGCTGCGCGCCTCCGACATGGGCTGGATCGAGCTGGACGAGAAGGAACGCTATGGCGAGAAGGACGCCTTCGTCGCGCTCGATCCGGAAGGAAAGCCGGTGGCGCACGATGCGCTGGGCGGACCGGCGATGCTGTTCCATGACGGCATGGTGGCGACGCCGGCCGGCGAGGTCGCGGTCAAGACCAGCCTGACCCTGCTGCGCGAGGAGGCGATGCGGCTGGACCTGCGCGGCTATGCCGACGCCTGCGGCATCCCCGCCGACGTCATCGCCGGACTGGCGCGTGAATTCACCAGCCATGGCAAGAAGGCGGTCGCCAACGCCCATGGCGGCATGATGGCCGGCAATGGCTTCTACAACGCCTTCGGCGTCGTCACCCTGAACACGCTGATCGGCAACCTGAACTGGAAGGGCGGCAGCATCTTCGGCGGCGGCCGTTTCCCGGACGAGCAGGACGGCCCGCGTTACAAGCTGGCCAGCTTCCCCGGCGCGGTGAAGCCGTCCGGCACCGCGATCAGCCGCCCGGTCCCATACGAGAAATCCAGCGAGTTCGCCCGCAACAAGGCAGCCGGCAAGCCCTATCCGGCCAAGGCCCCCTGGTATCCGGCTGCGCCGCAGCTGACCACCGAGTACCTGACCAGCGGGCTTGCCGACGGTTACCCCTATCGCCTGAAGGCCCTGTTCCTGTGGAACAGCAACCCGGTCTACGGCATCCCCGGTGTGCGGGCCGCGGCGGAGGCGGCGCTGAAGGACCCCAAGACTCTGCCGCTGATCGTCTCGATCGACCCGTTCATCAACGAAACCTCCGCCTTCGCCGACTACATCGTCCCCGACACCGTGCTGTACGAGACCTGGGGCTGGGCATCGCCCTGGGGCGGCGTGCCGACCAAGACCAGCACCGCGCGCTGGCCGGTGGTGGAGCCGCGCACGCAGGCGCTGCCCGACGGGCTGCATGTCCAGATGGAGACCTTCCTGATCGCGCTGGCCAAGCGGATGGGCCTGCCCGGCTTCGGCGCCGACGCCATCGCCGACATGGACGGCAGGCTCCATCCGCTCGACCGGCCGGAGGACTGGTATCTGCGCGGCGGCGCCAACATCGCGTGGCTCGGCAAGCAGCCGGTTGCCGACGCCGACGACCGCGACATCGCCCTGTCCGGCGTCGAACGGGTGATGCCGGCGCTGCAGGCCACGCTGAAGCCGGAGGAATGGCGCAAGGTCGCCTATGTTCTGGCGCGCGGCGGCCGTTACCAGAATCAGGCCGAAGGCTTCGAGGGCGACAAGGCGGCCCACAAGTTCCTCAAGCCGCTGCAGGTCTATATCGAGGCGGTGGGAACGGCGAAGAGCAGCATCACCGGCCGGCGCTGGACCGGCACCGCCACCTGGATGGAGCCGGTCTTCGCCGACGGCAGCCCGGTCCACAAGCACCACACCGCGGAGGAATGGCCCTTCCATCTGGTCAGCTCCAAATCGGTGCTGGTCAGCGCCTACACCATCGCCGCCGGGCGGCTGCGCCATCTGCATCCGGAAAACCCGGTCGGCATCAACGCCGAAGACGCCCGTCGTCTCGGTATCGAGACCGGCGACCGCATCCGCATCGCCACGCCCGGCGGGGTGCGGGAGGCCACCGCCATCGTCCGCCATGGCGTGATGCGCGGTGTGCTGGCGGTGGAGCATGGCTTCGGCCACCGCGAATATGGCGCCCGTCCGCACCAGATCGGCGGGCACAGCCAGCCTTTGGTGCCGGAGATCGGGGCGGGCATCAACCTGAACGACCTCGGCATCGCCGATCCGTCCCGCGCTGGGGCGTCGGTGTGGGTCGATCCGGTCGCCGGGACCGCCGTGCGCCAGGGCATTCCGGCGAAGCTGGAGCGGATCGCCGCCTCCGCCTGA